A segment of the Panulirus ornatus isolate Po-2019 chromosome 39, ASM3632096v1, whole genome shotgun sequence genome:
GCGCCACAGTAGACAGTCGCCAGTCAGGAAAAGGTGCCAGTGTGCAGAGGGAACAATTTAGGCCGTAACTCACCCTAACTACACTTCCATCCTCACCCTCTAGCTAGTCAGGTCAGTGTGTGCCAACCAGGACAATGGCATGTATTCACTCGGGCATCATGACTCCTGCCTACGTACTCTCCCAGCCTCGAGGCAAAGTGAGGTTGAGAATGAGATTCTGTGACTTTAATCATTTTAAGATATTTTGGTGGGTGACACTGTATGTTCTAGTCTAataaatcttacctaacctagcccagGGGGTAAGTGCTCTTAGCTTGGGACTTCTGTAAAACATATCTATGGATTGTATATAACAGGAACTTCGTAACTACTTTGAATCGTAAACTgtaaatatatcaatattttATTTTACAGTTGTTAAATCTATTTGCACATTACATAATGACAGTTTCCTTGATATACATAACCTACTACCATCACCGTCTATGAAcaaaataatttttcaaaattGTTGATATTTTCAATGCtgtgctgaaattacagaacaAAACAACTTCATGTGCAGAGCTGATGTGATACAGAACTAAATTaaattttcacctttttcttagAGTAACTGACATTTCATGTGTAGAAATATATGCCTTACTCCTGGCCAACCCAGACAAAGGAAACTAAAGTCCAAGAAAAAGAACATTATTAGTTATAGCTCTGTGGGTAAACACTTACAAAGCTATAACTGATGACATTCCCTTAAAGGTCGAAAGGTCATAGGAAgcaaaaaagacaaaagacacaACAGAATACCACAGCTTTGCAATTCAAGAAAGAGGAGGTATCACAATGGTCAGTCTCCACACAGAATCAATGGGAAGTGACAACCAGGAATTTGCTTGgtgtcatgaacacacacacgtctcccaaGAACAGTGAATTACTGATGTATTAAGCTCTAGGTCTCTACGATTGAAGTTACTTAAGATTACATTAAAATTATGTGACCAGTTGATCTCAGGCTTTATGCTTTCACTGTTATGGAATTTGGACGTATTGAAATAAAACTATTATACATTATTTGTGTAATGATACATATTTCAGCATTCTCGCAATCTGCATGTTGATGTAGTTGTCAGCCAAAGGAGAGTATGGGCTTGTGTATAGGAGCTGCTGAGCTGGAGCCTCTTCATAGTGTAGGCATATGTTTAATATGTCTGCACCTTTCTCACCAGACAGCAGGTAGACTTACAAAAGTCTGTCATTTGTGGAGCACCCAGTCCATCTTCTCCACTTATTCCTATCTTTGCACTGACTTGTCCTTGTACTGTGATTTTTGCAACATCATGtgtcttccctcttctttcaAGTGAGCATTTGATGCCTTCAGTCTGTTTTATTTTAGAAGTCCTATTGGACATCTTTCTTAGTGTATTTCATGCCTTCTGTTCTTTGTTTTTACCCATACCCCAAGCTTATTCTTTTCATCTATTTCTAATATAGATGTATCATTTAAATCCTCTCTTGATGTTTTTCATCATATTCATTCTTGTAACTTCTCTGAGTAGCCTTGGCACTAGTCAGACAAACTAGGAACTGAATTTGGTGAACTGTGAAGAGTACGAACTGTACACCAGAGATGATTTATACTACACATATCTTGTGGACATAAGATTTATGAATGATAACATTAAACGTTCTCTAAAACTGTAAAGCTTAAAAGGTCTAGTAACAGTACACACTGCAAGGGTAGAACGAGAAATTTGCTTTTAAACCTCAATCAGAAATAAAAGCTTTTCATGCTGACGAGTGATAGATTGGCAGCGTTAGGATTGATATCTGTTGAAAACCACATGATCAGAGAATTgaaagaatttattgaaaattaaTTACTTGAGAAAGCTGTCCCATGGATTTCATTTTCAAATAATCTGCAGTGCATTAAAATGTAGTCTTCCTATACACATTGTAAGGCTGAGGAACATGAATATCAGATTAATTTTCTGGTCATGATGCATGATTCCCTGTAATTTGCAGCGACATGAGCTGCCACTGCCAGAGAACCTTATTAAGTGATCAAAATTTATTCTTTTAGTCATTTGTTAGGCAATATATCACTTAGTACAGTAGTTGATTAGTGCAAATTTATATATtctgtataataaaagaaaatttttcctATTCTCCAGGTATAATTTATGATGTTATTGTTGAACCTCCTAGTGTTGGCTCCACCACAGATGAGCATGGCCATTCGCGTCCAGTAAGTACCACACATTATCAGCAGCAAAAATGCTTTTCAATAAGAAAAGAATTTAGATGATTTTATGTGACTTTTAGGACCTTAACCCTCACTACAGTTTTCAGGGATTACTCAAAATGACTATCTgctgaaaaattttgtttttcttattattatttcttattgaTATATCTGAATTTTGCAGCACAATTAGTATTCCTGAATGTTATAAGCGATAACTGCAAGTGATGGCATAAAAATGAGAGCCCCTATCTTTTGAATATTTTAATTCTTACTAAATGCATGCAGATTTAGGTGTGGGGAATTGTTGCAATGCGTCCCATGTAAATAGGCAATTAGAAATAGTACTAGTAATAGATTATATAGCTCGAAAGAGAGGACATGACATTTCATAGACAATGATGTCCTGTCAATAGTAGTAGATATGCTGTGACAGATATTTGAATAGTAGATATGCATTTATGGATATTTGAATATTTTGCATAAACCATCATTTATAAGATTTGACGATTAGATATGAGATTATTTTGAGTTATTCTGTGCAGCCATGTAAATGGAGTAAGAAATGCAGCAATAAATGGAATATAGTAAGAAATGCAGCAATAAATGGAATATTATAATTACTGAAAACTGTTCAAATCCTGTATAAATATCATGTTTTCAAAAGTTTGTAACTCTATTTTTCTTTCAGGTCGCTTTCATGGCATATCGAGTAAATGGCCAGTACATCATGGAGGGGCTGGCATCTTCCTTCATGTTTGCCTTGGGTGGCATTGGTTTCATTGTGCTTGACCAGACCCATGCCCCATCTACGCCTAAACTCAACCGTATTCTCCTTATTATTATAGGGTTTGCTTGCATCATCATCGCAGCCATTGCCTGCTATGCATTCATGAAGATCAAACTGCCGTAAGTTTAGCTTGTATTTCCAATTTCtatatttgttttaaaactgtaaATTTGTCTGAAGATATTTCAGCCTTTAGATATCTTTATAAGGCTTTTGAAGAATCAAATATCTTATTTACTTCACTAATTTTTGGCCTTATTGAAATAAAGTTAGGTGAACTATTGTATGTCACCCACAAAAGTCTTTCTCTTTTTACAGAGGATATCTGatgagctgaagagtgtgtgattTTGTCCATCAAACCCATGACATTGCATATCACAAATGTCTTCAAAGTTTGTGCATGACAAGTCGTCGTTGCTACAGTATTTCCATGTACTTCTTACATCATTTTAGTGGCAATAAAGCTCATATTGTTTTActgccttttttattttttcatgtcttCCGTGATTTTGTATTTTCAGTTACTAGTGTCTtaagtgaaaaaaaggagaagccGTGTGCATGTTTTATGTAACTGGAAAAGTGGAGAAGCCACATAGGTGTCTTACATCAATGAAAACGTGAAACTACGGGGATGTTTTGCATAACCATACATGTGGAGAAATTCCATTAAGCTTTGTGGAATTGGGAATAGTGATTACTTCAATGTACAATAAACTGGAATGCCACATAGATGTTTGAAAAACTGAATCCTCTTATTCCCATCCTGTGTTGAAGCATTGTATATCTTTGCATCAGTAAAGTATTTGCCATAGGAGTTTCTTAATGAATGCTTGTCATGTCTGAAATACATCTACAGTTTCAGTAATCTAGTTCATAAATTTGTTGTGTCCCTAAAGTGACTAGGTTTTCTTGAATTAAAAGTGGGACATCTCTTTAATAAAGAAAGAACTGTAAATAATTGAATtaaataccatcatgattcataaaggttGCAATAAAATATTGACCGATTCCCATTCTACCCTCTTTGCCTTTCAATTAAGTGCTTTTCAGTGAAAGTTATGTTCTTAAGCGATTGAAAAGTGCATTACAGAATGGTGTAGATGTTCATACAAGTTCTGAAGATTTATTTACTAGAAAAACACAAGGTTTTGCACTTTACGCCGTGGTTTTTCAAATATCCAAAAGAAATTTTGAGAAAGCACAATGGCCAAAATACATTCATGGAAGATATATCAAATGAATTATTTTTGACGTGCTGATATTTTTTATGATGGAGGATCCAGTCATGGAAAAAAATCACATCAAagctaggccttaattgaaatgtatgGATGTTAATGAACAGGAAAAAGAAGATACAACAGgaaagtatatatgaattttggaagtgaaaaaaaaccGTCTTAAGAGGTGCTAGGTAATATTTTTTACGAAAAATATTAGATACacagttccaaaacttcgagttAAGAgaaagaaacttatcaaaacggccctcccttgagttgccaatagtcacaaagtaatcatgtgatgcagcaaatAATGGCAAGGCCACACAAACAGCTTCTAAAGGGGGCTGGATACCCTCACCCTTATGGTATTTCagttcctaaaaggggaaacagaatagtagccttttctgtatgttttccaggcgctacctcgctgaagcaggaggtagcgatgttgtttcctgtgaggtgaggaagtgccagaaatggatgaaggcaagcatgaatatgtacacgtgtatatatgtatatgtggaagtcgagaacattatcttgaaaagcaaaaagggtatgtttaaaggaatagtggttccaacattgttatatggttgcgaggcgtgggctatagagttgtgcggaggggggtggatgtgctggaaatgagatgtttgaggacaatatgtggtgtgaagtggcttgatcgagtaagtaatgaaagggtaagagagatatgtggtaataaaaagagtgtggttgagtgaacagaagagggtgttttgaaatggtttggtcacatggagggaatgagtgaggaaagactggcagaggatatatgtgtcagaggtggagggaacgagaagtgggaggccaaattgtaggaggaaagatggggtgaaaaacattttgagtgatcagggcctgaacattcagggggggtgaaaggcgtgcaaggaatagagtgaattgaaacgatgtggtataacggggtcgacatgctgtca
Coding sequences within it:
- the LOC139761151 gene encoding oligosaccharyltransferase complex subunit OSTC, yielding MLDALYSLPFFVLELPKLKLKRPSWVAMPSPMIVFAFILLSYFLVTGGIIYDVIVEPPSVGSTTDEHGHSRPVAFMAYRVNGQYIMEGLASSFMFALGGIGFIVLDQTHAPSTPKLNRILLIIIGFACIIIAAIACYAFMKIKLPGYLMS